One bacterium genomic window, CATCTTTTTACCTCCACTGAACTGCTGTAACTATTCACCGCAGAGACGCGGAGACACAGAGAAAAAATTAAAATCTATTGGCTATACGCTTAATTCCATTTCTAATAGACCTGGACCTAATGTCTTATGTATTTCAATTGCTGTACCAATAATTTTTTCTGTTATCTGATTTATTTCCATGTTTTCTCTGTTCCTCTGCGTCTCTGCGGTGAATTACTATCTGAACGGTTACAATTTGAAAATGCTCTTATCATACCATTACTTCTCCAGCGGTAATTATTTCTGTCTCTCCATTTTCTAATTCCACTAAAAGTCTTCCTTGTCCATCAAT contains:
- a CDS encoding GxxExxY protein, producing the protein MEINQITEKIIGTAIEIHKTLGPGLLEMELSV